In one Legionella clemsonensis genomic region, the following are encoded:
- a CDS encoding tRNA dihydrouridine synthase — MQRFLNSSLTIGSLQLPTRLIQGPLAGFSCAPFRELFMTFKSPAYCVSEMISAHDVLYKHKSNSRYLFRSPQEGLLCYQIAGNEPSVMADAAVLLQQHGADLIDINCGCPKSKIRKKGAGSALLDNPSLLIAIIAAIRPKLSIPLTVKIRLSENNYDLTLAKKIAEAGADALIVHGRHWSENYAKPCNLAQIKQIKQAVAIPVIANGDINNRQSLLNAVTVSECDGYMVSRAGTGQPWLYKNLLHDLQITVDDEWHKALYMQHLLGLARLENDYKAMLQSKSLFRYYFKNRVTQQQLQAFYRLETLFDIECTLKTLKLTE; from the coding sequence CGTTTAATTCAAGGACCTTTAGCAGGTTTTAGTTGTGCTCCATTTCGTGAACTGTTTATGACATTCAAGTCCCCCGCTTACTGTGTCAGTGAAATGATTTCTGCGCACGATGTATTATACAAACATAAATCAAATTCCCGTTATCTTTTTCGTTCACCCCAAGAAGGATTACTTTGCTATCAAATTGCAGGCAATGAGCCTTCAGTCATGGCTGATGCTGCCGTACTGTTGCAACAGCATGGTGCTGATCTCATTGATATAAATTGCGGTTGTCCTAAAAGCAAAATTCGAAAAAAAGGAGCAGGGAGTGCTTTACTCGATAATCCGTCATTGTTAATTGCTATTATAGCTGCTATTCGACCAAAACTTAGCATTCCGTTGACGGTAAAAATTCGTCTTTCAGAAAATAACTATGATTTGACTTTAGCAAAAAAAATAGCAGAAGCCGGTGCCGATGCACTCATTGTGCATGGGCGGCATTGGTCAGAAAATTATGCCAAGCCCTGCAATTTGGCACAAATAAAACAAATTAAACAGGCTGTCGCTATACCTGTTATTGCCAATGGCGATATTAACAATCGACAATCGCTTTTAAATGCCGTAACTGTGAGTGAATGTGATGGCTATATGGTAAGTCGAGCTGGCACAGGTCAACCTTGGCTTTATAAAAATTTATTGCACGATTTACAAATTACGGTGGATGATGAGTGGCACAAGGCACTGTATATGCAACATCTGCTAGGACTTGCGCGTCTGGAAAATGATTACAAGGCGATGCTACAAAGCAAGTCATTGTTTCGCTATTATTTTAAAAACCGAGTGACTCAACAACAACTTCAAGCTTTTTATAGACTGGAAACATTATTTGACATTGAGTGTACGCTTAAAACTCTCAAACTTACTGAATAG